DNA sequence from the Vanessa cardui chromosome 13, ilVanCard2.1, whole genome shotgun sequence genome:
actgtctcgccttgctgagcacaccgagcttctttgaagccaatttggctttgccttccaattgaccgcggaactgaacgaggctcgaaatatcaacgccaagtattccgatactacctgtagcggctatcggaatgttctcaaatcgtggagatacgacaaatggtgtttttttagcggttaacgcgcaaacttgcgtctttttgaggttgaaatggactagatttagccggccccaattcgagacttcgtttaatgaagactcgatttcagacacaagtttgttccggttctcttcgacgttttcccgagaaatattagcgcggccggtgtataaggtgtcaacggtactgtcgtctgcatagcaatgaatgttcccgatttgcaacaaatcattgatatgcagaagaaacagagtgggtgatagaacgcagccttgtggaacaccagcattgacgaattttaagtcagagcatgcaccgtcgacaacgaccttgatgctccgatctgccaaaaagctggtaatccaattgcataatttcccgggaagcccataggaaggaagcttcgaaagaagcgctttgtgccatacacgatcgaaggccttcgctatgtccaagctggctgctaatgcttcccccttgctctcaactgcttcagcccacctgtgagtaaggtaaactagaagatcaccggctgaccgaccccgacggaaaccgtactggcggtcgctaatcagctggttcacctctagataccgcaggttataagggactccattatcttggagagcaaggaggtgatggctataggcctataattggacgggtctgagcggttgccttttttagggatcggatgcaccaaagctgtcttccaggaattcgggacgacgcctaatgtgtaggattgccggaaaagacgcgttaagaccggtgccaactcgggagcacatgtccgtagcacgattggagggataccatcgggtccgctcgacttatgaatgtccaaggaaagaagtgctttacgaactgcactttgccggaatttaacctccggcatcgtggtatcacatcgcggaatggttggtggagattttccttggtcatccagagtcgagttcgacgcgaagagagagcctaaaagatcagctttctctttcgcggtatgggccaatgactcaccgtctctgtgcagagatggaaaagatggctgacagaaattccctaagacagccttagcgagagaccagaacgctcgtgttcctgaagggagacgcaccagtctctcgccaattctgccaatgtactccgtcttcgccctagcaattacgtttttgagggacctagaggcagagttgtattcctttttaaatgcgctggtatttacatcacgagacgcagatgcattagcccaggtttgatagcgttcccactttcggcgtgatgccgttttgcagaagcgaccaaacctgggacttgccaccgatgggtactgcagagtaaggaatgaatagttccataccctgaagcaccacatcggcaacagagtcagcagcagcgttcggatcatccggcgagaaacaaatctgcccccatgggtaagatgcaaaaaaagaccgtatcccatcccaatctgctgacttgtagtgccatactcggcggcacccaacaaagcgaggccgtgagtaccgcacaaccggcactgtactccggacgagacagtggtcagacgagcccagagggggatcgacgataacctgatagccatccggatgtgaagtcagcagaaggtccaacagggaaggtgtatgatcctccacatccggtattcgcgttggcgagttgaccagttgtgtcagatcatatgctagagcgaagtccagaacagatctacccgcatgatcggtggtgcgtgagccgagccattctgcgtggtgagcattaaagtcacccagaataatgatctctgcggatggaatctgctgaagcacggaatctgtagccatttggacttgctcaaccagtcggtcggtttcggcattaccgctatgggacctataaaagcacgcatagattcgcggatggtcatcgcagtctacacgcagccagataatcgataggtcctgtccttcaaggctgccgaggcgtcgagaacagatatcatctctgacgtaaacgcataccccagctcgtggtataaaggaatgttccaatttgtacccagggtacgagagaaaagtcgtatcggcaggagaagatatctgggtctcggttagaaagagcaaggccggcttcgccgtttccagatggtagtgaacggcgttgaggttggagttgagtccccttatgttgcagaagtccacagcgagggtggtaggggttgccttatgatgcctgctccgcttgccccgaacagtggcgagcgcaaaattgccccccccccagaattcggagggcagcctgggcatccctgctcaggtggtgtatgtcctgagcatggatgcccagagagggattctccaccgctgtcgctgatggtaccctcctggggtaatttaaccaaattctgcacaaccatcaagttttggggggaagggggattgggcctccggaactctcacttaccggacgaaacgcggtagcataactaccactttacgccgattttaagtgagagagtggtacttccccgggcgtgccggcccattcggctgtaacccgaaggtatacagcgtggcactaccacttgaatTAGCAAGATATACCAATTAAtattcatctgcttaattttttcttcataattcatctcgtgcccggctgtgaaggaaaacatcttgaggaaacctgcacgtgtctaatttcatataagttttgccacatgtgcattctatcaacccgcattggaacagcgtggtgaaatatgttcaaaaaccttctcctcaaagggagaagaggccttagcccagcgttGGGAAATTTAAAGGGCGTTGTTGTATCTAACAAGTAGTTGTGACGAAAGCGTTATCTTTAGACTTAATATAAGTAGCAATGTAcatctaaaaattttaaagttaaaattttggAAATCAGTATGGGTCGACAAAAATTgtctgattaattattattattatctatcttGGTAGATAAAACTCTTTCACAGTAAAGATAAATCCAAAACATATATAATCGAATAATTAAGTTTTACCTGTAATACGGGATTATGAGCTAGCTCGTATGTAATGAACGTCAAAGCGGTTCCTGAAGTTTCAAATCCACCGAGTAAGAAGATAGCTGCTTGAGAAATTATAAGGTCATCTGAGTAACCTGAAATTGGAAAGTAATAAGTACCAGATTGTAATgttccactactgggctaaaggagACCTTACGAATTCAGAGCTCCTACGATTCGGAGTATATTCTACCACATTAAAAATCTCATccttctcatttttttttatggtataggttggcggacgagcatatgggccacctgatggtaagtggtcaccatcacccatagacaatgacgctgtgagaaatattaactattccttacatcgtcactgcgccactaaccttgggaactaagatgttacgtgcctgaagttacactggctcactcacccttcaagccggaacacaacaatactgactactgttatttggcggtagaataactgatgagtgggtggtacctacccagacgggctcgcacaaagccctaccaccaagttctcCTTCTCATGCTTTCTTCACCACCAAGGATGGGATGAatttatagatacaaattaGTTAAGATTCCTCTGATTTAATACGTCGTTACTGGAAATTATTGCAAAAATCCCTAATTGCATCCGTGCACATTATTCAGCTAAATAAGTATGCGAATGTAtgcaaagtataaaaaaaatgggttGACAGAATTAAAATGTCGTAAATAGCTCTTTTATTGTGTCTTATAAGTCATTCTACTACTTAAACAGAAACTTCGTTGCATATATTACCTTCATTTTCTTGTTGAATTCTGATCAAAATTTCAAGCAAATCTTTAGCATCATTTTGATAAGTTTTACGTTGTTTTGACACGgcattaaatattttcctaAAATATTTCGTCGAAGCCCTTGGAAAGAATTTAAATCTGTAACAATAACATCATTATATTATCAatctcaattaattttatttatttacattatcaacaaacaaaaatataccgaTAAGCATTCTAGGTCAGGTATTGTACATATgctatgtaattgtatttagaGCCTTCTATGTCTGATGTAGACGTAATATGATGCTGAGACGATacagatattatatattgatagatTGAATTGGTATTACGTTATGTTAAATTCAGAACTAGTGAGAGACAGCAGCTGTATAATAGACAATGAGACAAGACCACGTAACATACATAAGTGATGAAAATTACGACAATCTATACCTATATAtgattaaactattattttattatattattgtacacatatacatattctattgtgtatattatgaatttcaaaattaacttaatatcacattgtcattttacaaaacaCAAACGAATACAATTAGATAAATTGAGATAGATTGCGGctctttttgttttgatttgtgattttgagaaaaataaaacttgtaaactaaaataaaaatacattaaatttatagcaGAAGATGCAACGCGATTTAGAAAGTTTtaggatataatattattaaaggcataacaataaatttgatataacaAGCATTAATTAAAAGTTCGTGTATTGATATAGTTTTAACATACCTAAAGATGTCAACAATTTCTGGAAGAAAAAATATGCTGCACCACGAGATGCCTCTATAGATGGAAAACGCTGAGAAATCATTTGTCACATCCCTAAGAGGCCCAACACTCGTGAGCGTCGCGTCGCTTTTAACACCAAACGCTGATGACCCAATTATATCGGTCGTATAATCTATATACATtctctaaaaaaaaagtaaacaaaaaattatattaaatgttttgtaaaagcagaattttcttttattttcagaTAGGCAAATAgttctgatggtaagtggtcaccatcgttcAAAGACATTGGTGTgggaccaaccttgggaactatgtcCTTGCGCCTGTATGCTCTTACTCTtacaaccggaacacaataatactaagtgcTAACGAtcgaagttaaaattaaaactgaaaaCATATGCGCTTTACTCAAGAGATGCTtctttacaaattaaatcaaaaagtcGTTGTCGTCAGTTTTGCCTTTTGAAGATGCTTCAGTTTATGTTTACGCACGAACAATAAGTAATGCTGTTCACCGACAGAATACCTGATGAGAATGGAGCTTAGACAAATGAGCAGAGCCTCACCATTTAATACCGCTAATCCATTTTCTCAACCATTGGATCCAATATTTCGGTTTGACAAATTAATACCGATGTTGCTATACGGAAATGCAAAATATAAACTcgcagtatttttatattttaaactagctgtgcccgcgtcCTTCTacgattgaatttaacaaacaaaaaaaattatagtctaagttactccttattatatcaattatctgccaatgaaagtcctgtcaaaatcggtctgtAACATctagttccagagattagccggaataaacagacagatagacaaaaattgtaaaaaatgttattttggtatatgtaccgttgagtgaaagggctattttaatatatacaaacagacactttaattatatgtatagatttaaacaTATGTACTGATTACCTTAAGGTGTATTTTAATATCGCGATCGTTGTGGATCCTTTGCACCAATTCCTTGGCTTTGGTTTGCATTAAATCTTGGAGAATCTTAAGCTTAGCGGTTGTGAACACACCGCTGAGATGTTTCCGCATGGTGGACCAGATAGGATCCTATAAAAATAGCCATAAATATACGATTGATCAATAGTGTTGATAGTCAAGCTAAGAAGAATTCAGCATCACTCACATTTACGGTGAACAAATTGAGTCCTCCAACTGGATCTGTATCACCGCTTCTTAAAAAGCGATTTCGGAAATTTCCAAAATCCTTTATTAAGATGTCGCGCGCAATTTCTGGCGAATTGATGACTATTCCGGGTCTCCAGAATATCCAGATTCCAATGTACGGGCTTTTTAGATGTTCGTTCATACGACGGAACCAAAGGCCCTGTGAAGGAAGAAAAAAGTAACCGTgaccaaaaaataaatcttttatttattaatgaacacAGCCTTGTACCTTATCAATAAATCAAGATTTGAATAAAACCTTGCCTTTTGTCGATAcagtattttattcaaatcaacgCAATCATCAAGATGAaatgtttttgaatcgtcaatatttaaacactttcggaaagcagcctccagcAAGAAGAAATAGCAAAAAACTCGCATTTTTGTTCTTTCAtatgtaattgttaataatatatcattgtaaatcaatgctatatttaataattatgcattatataatatactatatttgataattatgcatatataatatatgagttgagatggcctagtggttagaacgcgtgcatcttaaccgatgattgc
Encoded proteins:
- the LOC124534893 gene encoding cytochrome P450 6k1-like; its protein translation is MNLQLVFGAVLCFVCWLYIKWSKIKRYWADRGVPYLPPTPVLGNLTFIQKENAGLWFRRMNEHLKSPYIGIWIFWRPGIVINSPEIARDILIKDFGNFRNRFLRSGDTDPVGGLNLFTVNDPIWSTMRKHLSGVFTTAKLKILQDLMQTKAKELVQRIHNDRDIKIHLKRMYIDYTTDIIGSSAFGVKSDATLTSVGPLRDVTNDFSAFSIYRGISWCSIFFLPEIVDIFRFKFFPRASTKYFRKIFNAVSKQRKTYQNDAKDLLEILIRIQQENEGYSDDLIISQAAIFLLGGFETSGTALTFITYELAHNPVLQDKLYQELSEAAQQNGSEQFDTNVLSNLTYLNCVIKEGLRKYPTMGWLDRIAAKDYRIDDKLTIEAGTVVYINSIGMHYDPKYFPEPHKFDPDRFLPENRSKIEPYSYLPFGEGPRGCIGKRFALMTIQFGLASVLLNYKIKSCPNMPKPEDIKMDNCGLLLVPGETLSVEFIPRK